The Xiphophorus couchianus chromosome 14, X_couchianus-1.0, whole genome shotgun sequence genome includes a region encoding these proteins:
- the il13ra1 gene encoding interleukin-13 receptor subunit alpha-1 → MFRCLEFVAFVCLSLAAKPATGQILPPHNLSLRWINEFTPQLTWEPPPHSMANCHYEGKIEKNHKEERVFEPIEGKSTSFDDGTLYMEGGLLSYCLETVCHGNRSEPAFLNISYPDLVKSLDFYIKPAKRGHCSWSPVRTTPELRFFYQLNDQRSDEGSAEMLRECSSYSYTGGVKSGCDLNATTIMSIKMLFNATVNNKVVRNTFHLDELKVKPAALEWTVKENKSNFTISWTPPDMLGLDSWTFEIDYTVNGKEQKTLSAFGHSYTLERDPSCRYCMKIQAKSKFGDSPPTDEKCFGPDRGSFSVYVIIFALLVILAAISIACLLRYKKHIFPKIPVPSNFFKDVIENNNESLFRKLYVPPEEQENCTVTVVKNAQTTKPDC, encoded by the exons ATGTTTCGGTGCTTGGAGTTCGtcgcttttgtttgtttgtctcttgCGGCCAAACCCGCAACAG GGCAGATTTTGCCTCCCCACAACTTGTCCCTGCGCTGGATAAATGAGTTCACCCCACAGCTCACCTGGGAGCCGCCTCCGCACTCCATGGCAAACTGCCACTATGAGGGAAAGATCGAAAAGAACCACAAAGAGGAAAGAGTATTT GAGCCTATCGAAGGCAAGTCTACATCTTTTGATGATGGCACGCTGTACATGGAGGGAGGACTTCTAAGTTACTGTTTGGAAACAGTTTGTCACGGTAACCGAAGTGAACCAGCATTTTTGAATATATCTTATCCAG ATCTGGTGAAGTCGTTGGATTTCTACATAAAACCTGCCAAACGAGGCCACTGCTCCTGGTCCCCTGTCAGGACAACCCCAGAGCTGCGTTTCTTCTATCA ATTGAACGATCAGCGCTCTGACGAAGGCTCGGCAGAGATGCTGCGAGAATGCTCATCGTACAGTTACACTGGTGGTGTGAAGTCTGGGTGTGATTTGAATGCGACGACAATTATGAGCATTAAGATGCTGTTTAATGCAACAGTGAACAACAAAGTTGTTCGGAACACCTTCCATTTGGACGAATTAAAAG TAAAACCAGCTGCCCTTGAATGGACAGTCAAAGAAAATAAGAGCAATTTCACCATCAGCTGGACTCCTCCAGACATGCTAGGTTTAGATTCATGGACATTCGAAATAGATTACACCGTAAATGGAAAAGAG CAGAAAACATTGTCTGCATTCGGACATTCCTACACGCTGGAGCGGGACCCTTCCTGTCGGTACTGCATGAAGATTCAAGCCAAGAGCAAATTTGGCGACTCGCCTCCAACTGATGAGAAGTGTTTTG gtCCTGATCGGGGTTCGTTCTCGGTGTACGTCATCATCTTTGCCCTGCTAGTTATTCTGGCAGCTATCTCCATTGCGTGTTTGCTGAG GTataagaaacatattttcccCAAAATTCCAGTACCTTCGAACTTCTTCAAAGATGTTATCGAAAACAACAATGAG AGCCTTTTTCGCAAGTTGTACGTCCCGCCAGAGGAACAAGAGAACTGTACTGTCACGGTGGTGAAAAACGCGCAGACCACCAAACCAGACTGTTGA
- the LOC114157576 gene encoding uncharacterized protein LOC114157576 yields MSATPQFVAFLSFAIVMASYGEADRRLPAPQKYTHHWADRFVVVVNWTWPKPKELPQSCNVNFEIRWSEKQQDVARVEHTNFTNYYLSKDFTADILELNISSKPLKGCKGWNESEPVKVNIKAPKSYAELVKDFRCFYLSNDSKCFWTAVDPSRDLKVYYRFRGIEKKDIQSLKACEAFKMEGRSSCSLKVEKDRDIFVLVENETRMNTFEPKMEIHVPKMSINETGAYLQLTWEKPVVGPNSAWQFCVWYKECGNNKPPWCYTFSQHRTVDIPYNKCCRYEFQYNISTTGFYKHVSSDTSEVIPYGTTSSCISSANVVAIIIPIIVCFCVILSIYCFKKHEKIFGCTRLDPSVIKEILNLNKENKIPQGNLLMQHQGEHTDTCARLVPGKEGC; encoded by the exons ATGAGCGCGACGCCGCAATTTGTCGCCTTCCTGAGCTTCGCCATCGTGATGGCGTCCTACGGCGAAGCag ATCGCCGTCTTCCTGCCCCCCAAAAATATACTCATCACTGGGCGGATAGATTTGTTGTGGTAGTGAACTGGACTTGGCCGAAGCCCAAGGAGCTGCCACAGAGCTGTAACGTTAATTTTGAGATACGATGGTCGGAGAAGCAGCAGGAT GTTGCTCGTGTGGAACACACTAATTTCACTAACTACTATTTAAGTAAAGATTTCACCGCCGACATTCTGGAGCTGAACATTTCCTCCAAACCATTGAAAGGCTGTAAAGGCTGGAATGAAAGTGAGCCTGTAAAAGTGAATATTAAAGCACCGAAATCATATG CTGAGTTGGTGAAGgacttcagatgtttttaccTGTCCAACGACTCCAAGTGTTTCTGGACTGCAGTTGATCCATCGAGGGATCTGAAGGTGTACTACAG GTTCCGTGGAATAGAGAAGAAAGACATACAGAGTCTGAAGGCGTGTGAGGCTTTCAAGATGGAAGGGAGGAGCAGCTGTTCCCTGAAAGTAGAGAAGGATCGAGATATCTTTGTGCTTGTGGAGAATGAGACAAGAATGAACACCTTTGAACCTAAGATGG aaatacacGTGCCGAAAATGAGCATCAATGAGACAGGAGCTTATCTCCAACTGACATGGGAAAAACCGGTTGTTGGACCGAACAGTGCGTGGCAATTCTGCGTCTGGTACAAAGAATGTGGAAACAACAAA CCTCCTTGGTGCTATACGTTCAGTCAACATCGAACTGTGGACATCCCCTACAATAAATGCTGTAGGTACGAGTTTCAGTACAACATCAGCACTACTGGGTTCTACAAACACGTATCCAGTGACACCAGTGAAGTTATACCCTATG gTACCACAAGTTCTTGCATCAGTTCGGCAAATGTGGTGGCCATCATCATCCCGATCATCGTCTGCTTCTGTGTCATCTTATCTATCTACTGCTTCAAGAA ACATGAGAAAATCTTCGGCTGCACCCGGCTGGACCCCTCTGTAATAAAGGAGATATTAAACCTCAATAAGGAAAATAag ATTCCCCAGGGGAACTTGTTAATGCAGCACCAAGGGGAGCACACAGACACTTGCGCTCGACTCGTACCTGGAAAGGAGGGATGTTGA